The Gemmatimonadales bacterium genome includes a region encoding these proteins:
- a CDS encoding inositol monophosphatase family protein — protein sequence MKHEAAQLLMMAQLAADQAAEFLRGQEGRLGPERWSEKGRADFVTEVDREAERLIAEALLVAAPDSRVVGEELTPNSLPRGLAWIVDPLDGTTNFLHRFPYYSVSIAAVTDGEIQAGVVQHVPPGIRYHATRGGGAFQNGAPIAVSSIQDPKHALIGTGFPFKFADLLPRYQRQFAAILARSAGVRRPGSAALDLCDVAAGRFDGFWELMLAPWDVAAGTLIVREAGGLVTDLGGDDAVLRHGPVVAGNPAIHRWLLGILQAVPDA from the coding sequence GTGAAGCACGAAGCGGCCCAACTCTTGATGATGGCGCAACTTGCGGCCGATCAAGCCGCCGAGTTCCTGCGCGGGCAAGAGGGCCGCCTTGGCCCGGAACGGTGGTCGGAGAAAGGCCGGGCGGATTTCGTCACCGAAGTGGATCGGGAGGCGGAGCGACTCATCGCGGAGGCGCTGCTGGTGGCGGCACCGGACAGTCGGGTCGTCGGCGAGGAGTTGACGCCAAACTCCTTGCCCCGGGGGCTGGCGTGGATCGTGGACCCGCTCGACGGCACCACGAACTTCCTCCACCGTTTCCCCTACTACTCGGTCTCGATAGCCGCGGTGACGGACGGGGAGATCCAGGCCGGAGTGGTCCAGCACGTCCCGCCCGGGATCCGCTATCACGCCACTCGCGGCGGCGGGGCGTTCCAGAACGGCGCGCCCATCGCCGTTTCTTCCATCCAGGATCCGAAGCACGCGCTGATCGGCACGGGTTTCCCCTTCAAGTTCGCCGATCTGCTCCCTCGCTATCAGCGGCAGTTCGCAGCCATTCTCGCCCGCTCCGCCGGCGTTCGGCGCCCCGGGTCGGCGGCACTCGATCTCTGCGACGTGGCGGCGGGCCGGTTCGACGGCTTCTGGGAGCTGATGCTGGCGCCGTGGGACGTCGCGGCCGGGACGCTGATCGTGCGCGAGGCTGGCGGCCTGGTGACGGACCTGGGCGGCGACGACGCGGTGCTGCGCCACGGACCCGTCGTCGCGGGCAACCCCGCCATCCATCGCTGGCTCCTGGGTATCTTGCAGGCCGTCCCGGACGCCTGA
- a CDS encoding dihydrodipicolinate synthase family protein, translating to MRPQGLHGVIAPIPTPFDPETGDVAPVALRHATRALLAQGLDGIAVAGSTGEGELLDADERVKLVEWLRDVVPDDKWLIAGAGAESTRATVRACREVAAAGADAALVRPPSYYGSVLAAAALAEHYVRVADASPVPVIVYNIPKYTHVMLQDSVLRAVAEHERIVAFKDSSGDLKVLAGFRAAAPRLAPLMGSGSLFYPALELGAAGGILAVACFAAEACAALYAAFRAGDRETAGACQERLTPLARDIVGAFGPAGIKAAMDLVGLPAGPVRPPLAALDARQQAKVAECLAQAGVLRVAA from the coding sequence GTGAGGCCGCAGGGCCTGCACGGGGTCATCGCCCCCATACCTACTCCGTTCGACCCGGAGACGGGCGACGTGGCACCGGTCGCGCTGCGGCACGCGACGCGCGCACTGCTGGCGCAGGGGCTCGACGGCATCGCGGTCGCCGGCTCCACCGGCGAAGGGGAGCTGCTCGACGCCGACGAGCGCGTGAAGCTGGTGGAGTGGCTCCGGGACGTCGTGCCCGACGACAAGTGGCTTATCGCCGGCGCCGGCGCGGAGTCCACTCGGGCGACGGTCCGCGCCTGCCGCGAGGTCGCGGCGGCCGGGGCGGACGCAGCCCTGGTACGGCCGCCCTCCTACTACGGCTCGGTGCTGGCGGCCGCGGCGCTGGCCGAGCATTACGTCCGGGTGGCCGACGCGAGCCCGGTGCCGGTCATCGTTTACAACATCCCCAAGTACACCCACGTGATGCTCCAGGACAGCGTGCTGCGCGCCGTCGCCGAGCACGAGCGGATCGTGGCGTTCAAGGACTCGTCCGGCGATCTCAAGGTGCTCGCTGGTTTTCGGGCCGCGGCGCCGCGGCTCGCCCCTCTGATGGGGAGTGGGTCGCTCTTCTACCCGGCGCTCGAGCTGGGCGCGGCGGGCGGAATCCTGGCCGTCGCGTGCTTCGCCGCCGAGGCGTGCGCCGCGCTGTACGCCGCGTTCCGCGCTGGCGACCGGGAGACCGCTGGCGCCTGCCAGGAACGGCTGACGCCGCTCGCCCGCGACATCGTTGGCGCGTTCGGACCGGCCGGCATCAAGGCGGCCATGGATCTGGTCGGCCTGCCGGCGGGTCCGGTGCGCCCGCCGCTCGCGGCCCTGGACGCGCGGCAGCAGGCCAAGGTGGCCGAATGCCTCGCCCAGGCCGGCGTCCTGCGCGTCGCGGCCTGA
- a CDS encoding PilT/PilU family type 4a pilus ATPase — MEKIIQAAVERGASDLHIKAGDVFRARIDGKLVPLTKQRLTPEQTKAIALRFIPNEEDRARIDKIQDYDCSWGAPGIGRFRVNILKQRSSFMVVMRVIPFEVPTFEQLHLPAVLAHISAAERGMILVTGVTGSGKSSTMAAMINHINRTMQKHIVTLENPIEFLHRDLTSSLTQREIGTDTESFRTGLRAALRQDPDVVLIGEMRDPETIDTAMKASETGHLLLSTLHTPDATTTISRIIAMFPPEEQAIVRVRLADALHAVISQRLLPQKNGHGRCAALEVMLVTATIRDLILDPNRTSEIKEFISEGREQYGMQTFDQHLMDLVQADVVNYDTAVANSSNPSDFELQMKTFARSSRLSTPKMKAPAAPTEPDKPIGFTDDLSSMLPP; from the coding sequence ATGGAGAAGATCATCCAGGCGGCGGTCGAACGTGGCGCTTCCGACCTGCACATCAAGGCGGGGGACGTCTTCCGGGCGCGGATCGACGGCAAGCTGGTGCCGTTGACCAAGCAGCGGCTGACGCCGGAGCAGACCAAGGCCATCGCCTTGCGGTTCATCCCCAACGAGGAGGACCGGGCGCGCATCGACAAGATCCAGGACTACGACTGCTCCTGGGGTGCGCCGGGCATCGGCCGGTTCCGCGTCAACATCCTGAAGCAGCGCTCCTCGTTCATGGTCGTGATGCGGGTGATCCCGTTCGAGGTGCCGACGTTCGAGCAGCTGCACCTGCCGGCGGTACTCGCTCACATCTCCGCGGCCGAACGCGGGATGATACTCGTCACCGGCGTGACCGGCAGCGGCAAGAGCTCCACGATGGCGGCGATGATCAACCACATCAACCGCACGATGCAGAAGCACATCGTGACGCTCGAGAACCCGATCGAGTTCCTGCACCGCGACCTGACGTCCAGCCTCACGCAGCGGGAGATCGGCACCGACACCGAGAGTTTCCGCACCGGGCTTCGCGCGGCGCTGCGGCAGGACCCGGACGTGGTCCTCATCGGGGAGATGCGCGACCCGGAGACCATCGACACGGCCATGAAGGCTTCGGAGACGGGTCACCTCCTCCTCTCCACGCTCCACACGCCCGATGCCACCACGACCATCTCCCGGATCATCGCCATGTTCCCGCCGGAGGAGCAGGCCATCGTCCGGGTGCGGCTGGCAGACGCGCTGCACGCGGTGATCTCGCAGCGGCTGCTGCCGCAAAAGAACGGCCACGGGCGTTGCGCGGCGCTCGAGGTGATGCTGGTGACGGCTACCATTCGCGACCTGATCCTCGACCCGAACCGCACCTCGGAGATCAAGGAGTTCATCTCCGAAGGACGCGAACAATACGGGATGCAGACGTTCGACCAGCACCTGATGGATCTCGTCCAGGCGGATGTCGTCAACTACGATACGGCGGTCGCCAACTCCTCCAATCCGTCGGACTTCGAGCTGCAGATGAAGACCTTCGCGCGCAGTTCGCGCCTGTCCACGCCCAAGATGAAGGCGCCCGCCGCGCCCACCGAGCCGGACAAGCCCATCGGTTTCACGGACGATCTCTCGAGCATGCTCCCGCCGTGA
- the trpS gene encoding tryptophan--tRNA ligase — protein MSRVFSGIQPSGELHIGNYLGAVRYWVELQDQFECIFSIVDLHAITQPYDPANLPERTLEMAVGLLAAGLDPAKCTLFVQSQVPQHVELMWIFNTVTPVGELERMTQYKEKSASLESIPAGLLSYPILQAADILLYQAGQVPVGEDQVQHLELAREIARRWNARFGDPFRFPEPIALLTGTKRILGLDARAKMSKSLGNTIGLLDTPEAIWEKLRPAITDPARKTRKDAGEPERCPVVYQLHRAFSPPEVVAEVERNCRSAGWGCLDCKRVLADHVIAELAPIRERALALKQRPDDVWDILDAGAKRCRKLAEETLSLVYPQMGISRGDRRFLYLGATASGV, from the coding sequence ATGTCACGCGTATTCAGCGGAATCCAGCCGTCCGGCGAGCTACACATCGGCAACTACCTCGGCGCGGTTCGCTACTGGGTCGAGCTTCAGGACCAGTTCGAGTGCATCTTCAGTATCGTCGACCTGCACGCTATCACGCAGCCCTACGATCCCGCAAACCTACCCGAGCGCACTCTTGAAATGGCAGTCGGGCTGCTGGCCGCGGGTCTCGACCCGGCCAAGTGCACACTGTTCGTGCAGTCGCAGGTGCCCCAGCATGTGGAGCTCATGTGGATCTTCAACACCGTGACGCCCGTCGGGGAGCTCGAGCGGATGACCCAGTACAAGGAAAAATCCGCGTCACTCGAAAGCATTCCCGCCGGGCTGCTCAGCTACCCGATTCTTCAGGCTGCGGACATTCTCCTGTATCAGGCCGGTCAGGTGCCAGTCGGCGAGGACCAGGTGCAGCACCTTGAGCTCGCGCGTGAGATCGCCCGGCGCTGGAACGCGCGGTTCGGCGATCCCTTCAGGTTCCCGGAGCCGATTGCGCTGCTCACCGGCACCAAGCGTATTCTCGGACTTGACGCTCGTGCGAAGATGTCCAAGAGTTTGGGCAATACCATCGGCCTGCTCGACACCCCGGAAGCGATCTGGGAGAAACTGCGGCCAGCCATAACCGATCCCGCTCGTAAGACTCGCAAGGACGCCGGCGAGCCGGAGAGGTGTCCCGTGGTTTACCAGCTGCACCGCGCGTTCTCTCCGCCGGAGGTCGTCGCGGAGGTTGAGCGCAACTGCCGCTCTGCTGGATGGGGCTGTCTCGACTGCAAGCGCGTGCTGGCCGATCACGTGATCGCCGAGCTGGCGCCGATTCGGGAGCGTGCGCTGGCGCTGAAGCAGAGGCCCGATGACGTGTGGGACATCCTGGACGCGGGCGCCAAGCGGTGCCGGAAGCTGGCTGAGGAAACGCTGTCGCTCGTCTATCCCCAGATGGGAATCTCCCGTGGAGACCGCCGGTTCCTTTATTTGGGCGCCACGGCGTCCGGCGTGTAG